The Shewanella sp. NFH-SH190041 genome has a window encoding:
- the gcvP gene encoding aminomethyl-transferring glycine dehydrogenase: protein MSKYTLTQLEQHEEFIRRHIGPDAGEQAEMLACVGAASLDELTERIVPPAIRLPAPLSVGPSYSEAEGLSAIRALASRNKVCKNYIGMGYYGTEVPKVILRNVLENPGWYTAYTPYQPEIAQGRLEAILNFQHLSIDLTGLDLASASLLDEATAAAEAMALAKRVSKAKKANVFYVADDVFPQTVDVVKTRARCFGFEVIVGPAAEAVNHDVFGVLLQYTNRWGEIGDYTDLIAQLHEMKAVVTMAADIMSLVVLRAPAVMGADVVFGSAQRFGVPMGFGGPHAAFFVTRDEYKRSMPGRIIGVSKDSRGNRALRMAMQTREQHIRREKANSNICTAQVLLANMASFYAVYHGPEGLKCIAQRIHRLTDILATGLKSKGIDLKNASWFDTLTFTVADNAALLARATAADVNLRCDADGSFGVSLDETITRADVAQLFDIILGAGHGLKPGLIDEVLLATGSGSIPASLRRKSEFLTHPTFNRYHSETEMMRYIKRLESKDLALNHSMISLGSCTMKLNAAVEMLPISWPEFANMHPFCPQQQAEGYQALIRQLADWLVDITGYDAVCMQPNSGAQGEYAGLLAIRQYHESRGEGHRNICLIPQSAHGTNPASAQLAGMKVVVTACDKLGNVDLDDLRTKAAEMADSLACVMITYPSTHGVYEETVRDICGIIHQYGGQVYLDGANMNAQVGITSPGYIGADVSHLNLHKTFAIPHGGGGPGMGPIGVKAHLAPFVAGHSVVALEGAAKDNGAVSAAPYGSAGILPISWMYIYLLGTKGLTLSTQVAMLNANYVAKRLGEHYPILYRGRDGLIAHECIVDLRPLKEACGVTEMDVAKRLNDYGFHAPTMSFPVAGTLMVEPTESESKVELDRFIDAMIAIRHEIARVESGQWPVDNNPLHHAPHTLADIMDPAFDQRPYDRQLAVFPSDAVKANKFWPTVNRIDDVYGDRNLFCACVPISDYE from the coding sequence ATGAGTAAATATACCCTCACTCAGCTTGAGCAGCATGAGGAATTTATCCGCCGCCATATTGGCCCGGATGCCGGGGAGCAGGCTGAGATGCTGGCCTGCGTCGGCGCAGCATCATTGGATGAATTGACTGAGCGGATTGTGCCGCCGGCGATTCGTCTGCCCGCACCTTTGTCCGTTGGCCCAAGTTACAGCGAAGCTGAAGGGCTTAGCGCGATTCGCGCGCTGGCTTCGCGCAATAAGGTCTGTAAAAACTATATTGGTATGGGCTATTACGGCACTGAAGTGCCCAAGGTGATTTTACGCAATGTGTTGGAAAATCCCGGCTGGTATACCGCTTATACCCCATATCAGCCAGAAATCGCCCAAGGGCGGTTGGAAGCCATATTAAATTTTCAGCACCTGTCCATTGATTTGACCGGGCTGGATTTAGCCTCCGCGTCATTACTGGATGAAGCGACCGCCGCGGCAGAAGCCATGGCGCTGGCTAAGCGGGTATCGAAGGCGAAAAAAGCCAATGTATTTTATGTGGCAGATGATGTGTTCCCGCAAACGGTGGATGTGGTTAAAACCCGCGCCCGCTGTTTTGGGTTTGAGGTCATCGTAGGGCCTGCGGCAGAAGCGGTTAATCATGATGTCTTTGGTGTGCTTTTGCAGTATACCAACCGTTGGGGTGAGATTGGTGATTACACGGATCTCATCGCTCAGCTGCATGAGATGAAAGCCGTGGTGACCATGGCCGCCGATATTATGTCGTTGGTGGTACTGCGCGCCCCAGCTGTGATGGGGGCGGACGTGGTGTTTGGCTCAGCCCAGCGCTTTGGGGTTCCGATGGGCTTTGGCGGTCCACATGCTGCATTCTTTGTCACCCGGGATGAGTATAAGCGTTCGATGCCGGGACGTATTATCGGGGTCTCTAAAGATAGCCGGGGTAATCGAGCGCTGCGGATGGCCATGCAGACCCGAGAGCAACATATTCGCCGGGAAAAGGCCAACTCTAATATCTGTACCGCCCAGGTGCTGTTGGCCAATATGGCCTCATTTTATGCGGTATACCATGGCCCTGAGGGGCTAAAGTGCATTGCTCAGCGTATACATCGCCTAACGGATATTTTAGCCACAGGGCTTAAATCTAAAGGCATTGACCTAAAAAATGCCAGCTGGTTCGATACCCTAACCTTTACCGTGGCCGACAACGCAGCATTATTGGCCCGGGCGACTGCCGCAGATGTAAATCTACGCTGTGATGCCGACGGCAGCTTTGGCGTCAGCTTGGATGAAACCATTACGCGGGCTGATGTGGCGCAACTGTTTGATATTATTCTTGGTGCTGGCCACGGGTTAAAACCTGGGCTTATCGATGAAGTGCTGCTGGCCACTGGCTCTGGCAGTATTCCGGCATCACTGCGGCGCAAGAGTGAGTTTTTAACCCATCCAACCTTTAACCGCTATCACTCAGAAACAGAGATGATGCGTTATATCAAGCGGTTAGAAAGCAAAGATTTAGCATTGAACCACTCAATGATCTCCTTAGGCTCTTGCACCATGAAGCTTAATGCTGCAGTGGAAATGCTACCCATCAGTTGGCCGGAATTTGCCAATATGCACCCTTTCTGTCCGCAGCAGCAGGCGGAGGGCTATCAGGCATTGATTCGCCAGTTGGCGGATTGGCTGGTGGATATTACCGGCTATGATGCTGTGTGTATGCAGCCTAATTCCGGGGCGCAAGGTGAGTACGCAGGCTTGCTGGCGATTCGTCAATACCATGAGTCCCGCGGAGAGGGGCACAGAAATATCTGTTTAATCCCCCAATCTGCCCATGGCACTAACCCGGCATCTGCCCAGTTGGCAGGGATGAAAGTGGTGGTCACCGCCTGTGACAAACTGGGTAATGTGGATTTGGACGATCTGCGCACCAAGGCGGCTGAAATGGCTGACAGTCTGGCTTGTGTGATGATCACTTACCCGTCGACCCACGGAGTATATGAAGAAACCGTGCGGGATATCTGCGGCATTATTCACCAGTATGGTGGTCAGGTTTATCTTGATGGTGCCAATATGAATGCGCAGGTGGGTATTACCTCCCCAGGGTATATCGGTGCCGATGTGTCTCACCTGAATCTACATAAAACCTTCGCAATTCCCCATGGTGGCGGTGGTCCGGGCATGGGGCCTATCGGGGTGAAAGCCCACTTAGCGCCTTTTGTCGCCGGTCACAGCGTTGTTGCCCTTGAGGGGGCTGCAAAAGATAACGGCGCAGTGTCAGCCGCGCCATATGGGAGCGCTGGGATTTTGCCTATCAGCTGGATGTATATCTACTTACTGGGGACTAAAGGGCTGACGCTATCGACTCAGGTTGCCATGCTGAATGCCAATTATGTTGCCAAGCGCTTGGGGGAGCATTACCCCATTTTGTATCGCGGGCGCGATGGGTTAATAGCCCACGAATGTATTGTGGATCTGCGGCCATTGAAAGAAGCCTGTGGGGTGACTGAGATGGATGTGGCCAAGCGGCTGAATGACTATGGATTCCATGCACCGACCATGAGTTTCCCCGTGGCGGGTACCCTGATGGTGGAACCGACTGAGTCTGAGTCAAAGGTGGAGCTGGATCGATTTATCGATGCCATGATTGCTATCCGGCATGAAATTGCTCGGGTTGAAAGTGGCCAATGGCCAGTAGATAACAATCCGTTGCACCATGCTCCCCATACACTGGCTGATATTATGGATCCGGCTTTTGATCAGCGGCCTTATGACCGCCAGTTAGCCGTATTCCCATCGGATGCTGTTAAGGCCAATAAGTTTTGGCCGACAGTTAACCGCATTGATGATGTGTATGGCGATCGGAATCTGTTCTGTGCCTGTGTGCCCATCAGTGACTATGAATAA
- a CDS encoding FAD-dependent monooxygenase, protein MLITTTYDVAIVGGGMVGLATACGLAQAGIKTLMIDAGQCEAVSGEPRLRVSALNQASQRLLTSLGAWPLLAPDRIGPYRRMQVWDKDGMGHIQFDAAQLGEHTLGSIVENDAVSYALSQCAAELPQLTCLSHARLDKLAFGEREAWLTLESGEQFAAALVIAADGAQSRVRQICQIPLTFWDYGHHALVTTVQTELPHEQTARQVFLSDGVLAFLPLHDANQSAIVWSVSPEKAASLLGCDEHEFEKSLTAAFDGRMGLCRLSGSRQRRAFPLRMRYARHFARHRLLLAGDAAHTIHPLAGQGANLGLLDAGAIIDTVTELHQAGKDIGEYRNLRALERWRKADAVEMIAAMEGFKQLFSGNNPVKKALRDLGLNLVDSVSPLKSLFIRQAMGNKASLPTLCR, encoded by the coding sequence ATCTTGATAACAACAACCTATGATGTTGCCATCGTCGGCGGTGGTATGGTGGGGCTGGCAACCGCTTGTGGGCTGGCCCAAGCTGGGATCAAAACCCTGATGATTGATGCCGGCCAGTGTGAGGCAGTCAGTGGTGAACCCAGATTGCGCGTCAGCGCGCTGAATCAGGCCAGCCAACGGCTGTTAACTTCGCTGGGCGCTTGGCCTTTGCTGGCTCCCGATCGAATTGGCCCTTACCGCCGTATGCAGGTTTGGGATAAAGATGGTATGGGACATATCCAGTTTGATGCTGCCCAGTTAGGTGAGCATACCCTCGGCAGCATTGTGGAAAATGATGCCGTCAGTTATGCCCTGAGCCAGTGTGCCGCAGAGTTGCCCCAGCTAACCTGCTTAAGCCACGCCAGATTAGATAAGCTGGCTTTTGGTGAGCGAGAAGCTTGGTTAACGCTGGAAAGTGGCGAACAGTTTGCCGCAGCACTGGTGATTGCCGCCGATGGTGCCCAGTCGCGGGTACGGCAAATTTGCCAAATTCCACTGACTTTTTGGGATTATGGCCACCACGCTCTAGTGACTACGGTGCAGACCGAGTTGCCCCATGAGCAGACCGCCCGGCAGGTGTTTTTAAGTGACGGCGTACTGGCATTTTTGCCACTGCATGATGCTAACCAAAGTGCCATTGTCTGGTCCGTATCGCCGGAAAAAGCCGCCAGTTTGCTGGGCTGTGATGAGCATGAATTTGAGAAATCCCTTACCGCCGCCTTTGATGGGCGCATGGGATTGTGTCGCCTCAGTGGCAGTCGGCAGCGCCGGGCATTTCCGCTGCGGATGCGTTATGCCCGCCATTTTGCGCGCCATCGATTACTGCTAGCCGGCGATGCAGCTCACACCATACACCCGTTAGCGGGTCAGGGCGCAAATCTGGGGCTGCTGGATGCCGGGGCAATTATCGATACAGTGACTGAGCTGCATCAGGCGGGCAAAGATATTGGTGAGTACCGTAATCTGCGGGCGCTGGAGCGTTGGCGTAAAGCGGATGCGGTGGAAATGATTGCGGCAATGGAAGGTTTTAAGCAGCTGTTTTCTGGTAATAATCCGGTAAAAAAAGCCCTGCGGGATCTGGGCCTGAACTTGGTGGATTCGGTTTCACCATTGAAAAGCTTGTTTATCCGCCAGGCCATGGGCAATAAGGCTTCGCTGCCCACACTTTGCCGTTGA
- the gcvH gene encoding glycine cleavage system protein GcvH, producing the protein MSNIPTELKYVPSHEWVRKEEDGSYTIGITEHAQELLGDMVYVELPEVGDTVNSGEDCAVAESVKAASDIYSPLSGEVLAVNEALEDSPELVNSDAYGDGWFFRVMPSDPVELENLLDADAYQAVIDEE; encoded by the coding sequence ATGAGCAATATCCCGACCGAGCTGAAGTACGTCCCGTCCCACGAATGGGTGCGTAAAGAAGAAGACGGTAGCTATACCATAGGGATCACCGAGCATGCCCAAGAGCTGCTGGGAGACATGGTGTATGTTGAGCTGCCAGAAGTCGGTGACACAGTAAATAGCGGGGAAGACTGCGCCGTGGCTGAATCAGTTAAGGCTGCATCTGATATCTATTCTCCGCTTAGTGGTGAAGTGCTGGCAGTGAATGAAGCCCTGGAAGACTCCCCTGAGTTGGTTAACAGCGATGCCTATGGTGATGGCTGGTTCTTCCGGGTAATGCCAAGTGATCCGGTTGAGCTGGAAAATCTGCTCGATGCTGATGCTTATCAGGCTGTTATCGACGAAGAGTAA
- the gcvT gene encoding glycine cleavage system aminomethyltransferase GcvT, whose translation MANKTVLYDKHLEAGAKMVDFHGWEMPINYGSQLEEHHAVRRHAGMFDVSHMTVVDITGPDAKVFLQYLLANDVAKLTLPGKALYSPMLNHDGGVIDDLITYYLNDDWYRLVVNSATREKDLAWLAMQANSFSVSVTELSHLAMIAVQGPNARALAATVFDAEQRSATEGMKPFFGCQAGELFIATTGYTGEAGYEIMLPKAQAASFWQALLDAGVAPCGLGARDTLRLEAGMNLYGQDMDELVSPLAANMGWTIAWEPVSRDFIGRSALEAVRAAGSDKLVGLVMTDKGVLRHGMPVLFCDDTGTEHQGVITSGSFSPTLGYAIAMARVNPAVADSAEVEMRRKRVPVKVVAPCFVRNGKQAF comes from the coding sequence ATGGCCAATAAAACAGTACTCTACGACAAGCACCTTGAAGCCGGTGCCAAGATGGTGGATTTCCATGGCTGGGAAATGCCCATCAATTATGGCTCCCAGTTGGAGGAACACCATGCCGTGCGCCGCCATGCCGGTATGTTTGATGTATCCCATATGACGGTGGTCGATATTACCGGCCCAGATGCAAAAGTATTTTTGCAATACCTGCTGGCCAATGATGTGGCCAAACTGACCCTACCGGGCAAAGCCCTCTATTCCCCCATGCTGAACCATGATGGCGGCGTGATTGATGATCTGATCACTTACTACCTCAACGATGACTGGTATCGCCTAGTAGTGAATTCTGCCACCCGGGAAAAAGATCTCGCATGGCTGGCAATGCAGGCCAACAGTTTTAGCGTCAGTGTGACCGAATTATCCCACCTCGCCATGATTGCCGTGCAGGGGCCAAACGCCCGGGCGCTTGCTGCCACGGTTTTTGATGCTGAGCAACGCAGCGCCACTGAAGGGATGAAGCCATTTTTCGGCTGTCAGGCCGGGGAATTGTTTATTGCGACCACAGGTTATACCGGTGAAGCCGGTTATGAAATCATGTTGCCCAAAGCGCAGGCGGCGTCATTCTGGCAGGCACTGCTGGATGCCGGTGTTGCCCCTTGTGGTTTGGGCGCCAGAGATACTCTGCGTCTGGAAGCTGGCATGAACCTATATGGTCAGGATATGGATGAGTTGGTCAGTCCGCTGGCGGCCAATATGGGCTGGACAATCGCTTGGGAGCCGGTGAGCCGTGATTTTATCGGCCGCAGTGCTCTAGAAGCGGTTCGCGCGGCGGGCAGTGACAAGCTGGTCGGGTTGGTGATGACAGACAAAGGTGTGCTGCGTCACGGAATGCCAGTGCTGTTTTGCGATGACACAGGAACAGAGCATCAGGGCGTGATCACCAGTGGTAGTTTTTCACCCACTTTGGGATATGCTATTGCCATGGCCCGGGTGAACCCGGCCGTGGCAGACAGCGCCGAAGTAGAAATGCGCCGGAAACGTGTGCCGGTAAAAGTAGTGGCTCCCTGCTTTGTGCGCAACGGTAAACAAGCTTTCTAA